From Companilactobacillus heilongjiangensis, one genomic window encodes:
- a CDS encoding hexose kinase, translating into MSNSVLTITMNPSVDISYPLEHLNIDTVNRVKDVSKTAGGKGLNVTRVLKQLSVDVTASGIIGGTIGQYITNQLDENDIDHAFMKISQESRNCIAILHDNGDQTEILEAGPILSKDDENAFLEHFDDQVSSFNLVTISGSLPQGLSKALYSKMVNVAAKHNVPVILDSSNEALRLALESDVKPFMIKPNQDEIAQLIGKEISDLNDLKDKLATEEIFQGIPWVVVSLGSQGAFVKYQNNFFKVNIPKIHAVNPVGSGDSTVAGLAAGIVKDEKPEDIMKRAMTVGILNTLQEKTGNIDISQYEDYFEKVDIVKY; encoded by the coding sequence ATGAGTAATTCAGTTTTAACAATCACAATGAATCCTTCAGTTGATATCTCCTATCCACTAGAACATCTAAATATTGATACCGTCAATCGTGTTAAGGATGTTTCCAAGACAGCTGGTGGTAAGGGATTAAACGTTACAAGGGTTCTCAAGCAACTTAGCGTTGATGTCACAGCATCAGGAATTATTGGTGGAACAATCGGCCAATACATTACTAACCAACTTGATGAAAATGACATCGATCACGCTTTCATGAAGATCAGTCAAGAATCTCGTAACTGTATCGCTATTCTACACGACAATGGTGACCAAACTGAGATTCTTGAAGCAGGTCCTATCCTTTCAAAAGACGACGAAAACGCTTTTCTAGAGCATTTCGACGATCAAGTAAGTAGCTTCAATTTAGTAACAATCTCTGGAAGTTTACCACAAGGCCTTTCAAAGGCCCTTTATTCCAAGATGGTAAATGTCGCTGCTAAGCACAATGTTCCCGTTATTCTGGATAGTTCTAACGAGGCATTACGTTTAGCTCTAGAAAGCGATGTTAAGCCATTTATGATTAAACCTAATCAAGATGAAATTGCTCAATTAATTGGTAAAGAAATCAGTGATTTGAACGACTTGAAAGACAAATTAGCAACCGAAGAAATTTTCCAAGGAATTCCTTGGGTTGTGGTTTCACTAGGTTCGCAGGGCGCATTCGTTAAATACCAAAATAACTTCTTCAAAGTAAATATTCCAAAAATTCACGCCGTTAACCCTGTTGGATCAGGCGATTCCACTGTAGCTGGTTTAGCCGCAGGTATCGTAAAAGATGAAAAACCAGAAGATATTATGAAAAGAGCTATGACAGTCGGTATCCTAAATACTTTACAGGAAAAGACTGGAAATATTGACATTAGTCAGTATGAGGATTATTTTGAAAAGGTAGACATAGTTAAGTACTAA
- a CDS encoding DeoR/GlpR family DNA-binding transcription regulator yields the protein MLKKERFLKILSELDKNDIVTVNDLTTLLNCSDMTIRRDLEELSESGKLIRIHGGAQKISVSPLEEASHVEKRQVHIKEKQELAKLAANQIDNFDTVFIGPGTTLELIAQNITKDINSLRVVTISIPVFESFKNSDLNCELILAGGIYRSRSGTLIGALASNAVNGLKFDKAFVGVNGIQNSQIMTANTEEGRIQSVALNNSQTKYIVADRYKLNRNDFYTFYSLDDVDYLVTNKSTSKETIDYYQQYLRLITK from the coding sequence TTGTTAAAGAAAGAACGCTTTCTAAAGATACTATCGGAATTAGATAAGAACGACATCGTTACTGTTAACGATTTAACTACATTATTGAATTGTTCTGATATGACCATCCGTCGTGATCTTGAAGAGTTGTCAGAATCTGGCAAGTTGATCAGGATACACGGTGGAGCACAAAAAATTAGCGTTTCTCCACTAGAAGAAGCTTCTCACGTAGAAAAACGCCAGGTACATATTAAGGAAAAACAAGAACTAGCTAAACTGGCAGCTAACCAAATCGACAATTTCGATACTGTCTTTATCGGTCCAGGAACAACGCTTGAATTGATTGCTCAAAACATTACTAAAGATATTAATTCTTTGAGGGTCGTAACGATTAGCATTCCTGTATTTGAAAGCTTTAAGAATTCGGATCTTAATTGTGAATTAATTTTAGCTGGTGGTATTTATCGTAGCCGTTCAGGAACTTTAATCGGTGCTTTGGCAAGCAATGCTGTGAATGGATTGAAATTCGACAAAGCATTCGTCGGGGTCAATGGGATTCAGAATTCTCAGATTATGACTGCTAACACCGAAGAAGGTCGAATCCAAAGCGTCGCTTTGAATAACTCACAGACGAAATACATTGTTGCAGATAGATATAAGTTGAATCGTAATGATTTCTATACCTTCTATAGTTTGGACGATGTAGATTATCTAGTGACTAACAAGAGCACTTCAAAAGAGACTATCGATTATTATCAACAATATTTAAGACTTATTACCAAATAA
- a CDS encoding PTS fructose transporter subunit IIB, whose product MFKILAACGAGVNSSHQIKDALETEMSNRGYDVQADAVMVKDITEDMMKDYDLFTPIAATDLGFTPSCPVVDAGPILYRMPAMAKPVYDQVEQAIKDSGKA is encoded by the coding sequence ATGTTTAAGATTTTAGCTGCTTGTGGTGCCGGAGTTAACTCAAGCCACCAAATCAAGGATGCTTTGGAAACAGAAATGAGCAATCGTGGATACGATGTTCAAGCCGATGCCGTTATGGTTAAGGATATTACAGAAGATATGATGAAGGATTACGATCTATTTACACCAATCGCTGCCACAGATCTTGGATTTACACCAAGCTGTCCAGTTGTTGATGCTGGTCCTATCCTATATAGAATGCCTGCTATGGCCAAACCAGTTTATGACCAAGTAGAACAAGCTATTAAGGACAGTGGCAAGGCATAA
- a CDS encoding PTS sugar transporter subunit IIA, whose product MGELAADQLFSESEVYISKASTQEEVFREIADSLLKKDLVTEDFINNLLEREQNYPTGIDMSVVSPKIPNIAIPHTESEFVKARMIVPIKLDKEISFHNMIDPSKEFPVKFLFMILNNDPEGQSNILAQIMDFMARTSENELVPFFKSDNPKEIYSFLNRKFIKYAKSNE is encoded by the coding sequence ATGGGCGAATTAGCTGCTGATCAACTATTTAGCGAAAGCGAAGTTTATATTTCTAAAGCTTCTACACAGGAGGAAGTGTTTCGCGAAATAGCAGATTCTTTATTAAAGAAGGATCTTGTAACTGAAGACTTCATTAATAATTTATTGGAACGTGAACAAAACTATCCAACCGGAATTGATATGTCAGTTGTATCTCCAAAGATACCAAATATAGCTATTCCACATACGGAGAGCGAATTCGTCAAAGCACGAATGATTGTTCCTATTAAATTAGATAAAGAAATTTCTTTCCATAATATGATTGATCCATCGAAAGAATTTCCAGTGAAGTTTTTGTTCATGATTCTTAACAATGATCCAGAAGGCCAATCAAACATTTTGGCACAGATCATGGACTTCATGGCTCGTACTTCTGAAAACGAGCTTGTACCATTCTTTAAGAGTGACAATCCTAAAGAAATCTATTCATTCTTGAATAGAAAATTTATTAAATATGCGAAGAGCAATGAATAA
- a CDS encoding proline-specific peptidase family protein yields the protein MKQGTTILTLDNGYHLWTHTQGHGDIKLLCLHGGPGGNHEYWENFGDKLADLGVQVTFYDQLGSWYSDQPDYSDPEIAKKYLTYDYFLEEVEEVRQKLGLENFYLIGQSWGGALVQMYAAKYGQHLKGAIISSMVDEIDDYVVNINKCRMDTLGPDKVKYMEKIEADNNLSDPTYQSYVDILNAEYVDRKQPTAIRHLVDTTGTAVYNTFQGDNEFVITGKLKDWHFRKHLKEITVPTLLTFGEHETMPIPTAKIMQKEIPHARLVTTPNGGHHHMIDNAPVYFDHLETFIKDVESGNFAE from the coding sequence ATGAAACAAGGAACAACAATCCTTACTTTAGATAACGGATACCACTTATGGACACACACTCAAGGCCATGGTGACATCAAATTGCTTTGCTTACATGGCGGACCCGGCGGAAACCATGAATATTGGGAAAACTTTGGCGACAAATTAGCTGATCTCGGCGTTCAAGTAACTTTCTATGACCAATTAGGTTCATGGTACTCAGACCAACCAGATTACAGCGACCCCGAAATCGCTAAAAAATATTTAACTTACGACTATTTCTTGGAAGAAGTTGAAGAAGTTAGACAAAAACTCGGACTAGAAAACTTCTACCTCATTGGACAATCATGGGGGGGCGCTTTGGTTCAAATGTACGCTGCTAAATATGGACAACACCTCAAGGGTGCTATCATCTCAAGTATGGTCGACGAAATCGATGACTATGTTGTAAATATTAACAAATGCCGTATGGACACATTAGGCCCTGACAAAGTTAAGTACATGGAAAAAATCGAAGCTGACAACAACCTTTCAGACCCTACATACCAAAGTTATGTTGATATTTTGAACGCTGAATACGTTGACCGTAAACAACCTACTGCTATCAGACACTTAGTTGATACAACCGGTACAGCCGTTTACAACACATTCCAAGGTGACAACGAATTCGTCATCACAGGTAAATTAAAAGACTGGCACTTCAGAAAACACCTTAAGGAAATTACCGTACCAACACTATTAACTTTCGGTGAACACGAAACAATGCCTATCCCAACAGCCAAGATTATGCAAAAGGAAATTCCTCATGCACGTCTAGTAACAACACCAAACGGTGGACACCATCACATGATCGATAACGCACCAGTTTACTTCGATCACTTGGAGACATTTATTAAAGATGTAGAATCTGGGAATTTCGCTGAATAG
- a CDS encoding PTS galactitol transporter subunit IIC, whose protein sequence is MSGIIDFANAIFKPLIDLGAAPMMLIVLTIIALVFRVKFSKALEGGIKLAIALTAISAVIGLLTTAFQDALNAFVKSTGIQLSVTDLGWAPLATITWGSPYTLFFLLVMVIVNIVMIVMNKTNTLDVDIFDIWHLAFVGLLAMFFGANLLITTCLVIFIGVLKIINSDLMKPTFNDLLHAPASNPMTTTHMNYMMNPIIMVFDKLFDVIFPWLDKFDFDAAALNKKIGFWGSKFAIGIYLGIFIGLLSHQGIKEIFTLSFTAAFCLELFSLIGSWFIAAVEPLSQGITDFANKKLKGRTMNVGLDWPFIAGRAEIWAAANVLAPIMLLEALVLPGNKILPLGGIIAMGVTPALLVVTRGKIIRMIVIGAIELPLFLWAGTLSAPMVTATAKKLGAFPKGLASGTMISHSTMEGPIEKFLAYLVGNASTGQIKFVLYAALALVAYLLIFIWYAQQMKKRNKVYADEAAAKAAK, encoded by the coding sequence ATGTCAGGAATTATTGATTTCGCCAACGCGATATTCAAACCTTTAATTGATCTTGGTGCCGCACCAATGATGTTAATTGTTTTGACTATTATCGCTTTGGTATTTAGAGTTAAATTCTCTAAAGCTTTGGAGGGTGGTATTAAATTAGCCATCGCTCTTACCGCTATCAGTGCCGTTATTGGATTGTTAACAACAGCTTTCCAAGATGCATTGAATGCGTTCGTTAAGTCTACTGGTATTCAACTATCAGTTACTGACTTAGGTTGGGCTCCACTTGCTACTATTACTTGGGGTTCACCTTACACATTGTTCTTCTTGCTTGTTATGGTTATCGTTAATATCGTTATGATCGTTATGAACAAGACAAACACACTTGATGTTGATATTTTTGATATTTGGCATCTAGCTTTCGTTGGTTTGCTAGCAATGTTCTTCGGTGCTAACTTACTAATCACTACATGTTTAGTTATTTTCATTGGTGTTTTGAAGATTATCAACTCTGATTTAATGAAACCTACTTTTAATGATCTATTACATGCACCAGCTTCAAACCCAATGACAACAACACATATGAACTACATGATGAACCCAATCATCATGGTATTTGATAAGTTATTCGATGTTATCTTCCCATGGTTAGATAAATTCGACTTCGATGCTGCCGCATTGAACAAGAAGATTGGATTCTGGGGAAGCAAATTCGCAATTGGTATTTATTTAGGTATCTTTATTGGTTTACTTTCACACCAAGGTATTAAGGAAATCTTTACACTATCATTTACAGCTGCTTTCTGTTTGGAACTATTCTCACTTATCGGTTCATGGTTTATCGCCGCTGTTGAACCATTGTCACAAGGTATTACAGACTTTGCTAACAAGAAACTTAAAGGTCGTACAATGAACGTTGGACTTGACTGGCCATTTATCGCCGGACGTGCTGAAATCTGGGCTGCCGCTAACGTTTTGGCACCTATCATGCTTCTTGAAGCACTTGTATTACCTGGAAACAAGATCTTGCCTTTAGGTGGTATCATCGCCATGGGTGTAACACCAGCTTTGCTAGTTGTTACACGTGGTAAGATTATCCGTATGATCGTTATTGGTGCTATTGAATTGCCTCTATTCCTATGGGCAGGTACATTATCAGCACCTATGGTTACAGCTACAGCCAAGAAGCTTGGCGCATTCCCTAAGGGTCTTGCATCAGGTACAATGATTTCCCACTCAACTATGGAAGGTCCTATTGAAAAATTCTTAGCTTACTTAGTTGGTAACGCTTCAACTGGTCAAATTAAGTTTGTTCTTTACGCTGCATTAGCACTTGTTGCATACCTATTGATCTTTATCTGGTACGCACAACAAATGAAGAAGAGAAACAAAGTTTATGCTGACGAAGCTGCTGCTAAAGCTGCTAAATAG
- a CDS encoding type II toxin-antitoxin system HicB family antitoxin: MMTKIVEYPAIFDDTQNEPCVYSVNFPDVPDALTYGDTLDQAIKRAPGALGISLYGNSDSEMPTPSDLKDVKKDNPQAIVNLVSVDLDDLDVEEIN, encoded by the coding sequence ATGATGACAAAAATAGTCGAATATCCAGCAATTTTTGATGATACACAAAACGAACCTTGTGTTTACAGTGTTAATTTTCCCGATGTTCCAGATGCTTTAACGTACGGGGACACTCTAGATCAAGCAATCAAAAGAGCCCCTGGGGCACTCGGCATATCACTTTATGGAAATTCAGATTCAGAAATGCCTACCCCATCCGATTTAAAAGACGTTAAAAAAGATAATCCTCAAGCAATCGTTAACCTAGTAAGCGTTGATCTTGATGATCTCGATGTAGAAGAAATAAATTAA
- the lacD gene encoding tagatose-bisphosphate aldolase — protein sequence MTTAKKYAALEKMSDKNGVIAALAIDQRGSLKKMLAAAANKPANEEDIVEFKKAIASELTPYASAILLDPEYGLPASKVRAAGSGLLVSYEKTGYDATEPGRLPDLISVWSVRRLKEAGADSIKFLLYIDPDEDKSIIDQKEAFVERIGDECVAEDIPFFVELVTYDDSIGDVKSAEYAKVKPHKVIEAMKEFSKPKYNIDVLKVEVPINLDYVEGFNGDNPVVYTKDEAIKYFKEQSDATNLPYIFLSAGVTAKAFRDELHLAKDADAKFNGVLCGRATWRGAIEPFAKDGEEAGKKWMNDQGKKNIEELNEVLAETATSWKEKVSKD from the coding sequence ATGACAACAGCAAAAAAGTACGCAGCACTAGAAAAAATGTCTGACAAGAACGGAGTTATTGCAGCTCTTGCTATTGACCAACGTGGTTCACTAAAGAAGATGTTAGCCGCAGCCGCAAACAAGCCAGCTAACGAAGAAGATATCGTTGAATTCAAGAAAGCTATTGCTTCTGAATTGACACCTTATGCTTCAGCTATCCTTTTGGACCCAGAATATGGTCTTCCAGCATCAAAGGTTAGAGCAGCAGGCTCAGGTCTATTAGTTTCATACGAAAAGACTGGTTATGATGCAACTGAACCAGGTAGATTACCTGATTTGATTTCAGTATGGTCAGTACGTCGTTTGAAGGAAGCCGGAGCCGACTCAATCAAGTTCTTGCTTTACATCGATCCAGATGAAGATAAATCAATCATCGACCAAAAGGAAGCATTTGTAGAAAGAATTGGTGACGAATGTGTTGCTGAAGATATTCCTTTCTTCGTTGAATTAGTTACATACGATGACTCAATTGGTGACGTTAAGAGTGCCGAATATGCTAAGGTAAAGCCTCACAAGGTTATCGAAGCTATGAAAGAATTCTCAAAGCCTAAGTACAACATCGATGTTTTGAAGGTTGAAGTTCCTATTAACCTTGACTACGTTGAAGGATTTAACGGCGACAACCCTGTTGTTTACACAAAGGATGAAGCTATCAAGTACTTCAAGGAACAAAGCGATGCTACAAACTTGCCATATATCTTCTTGAGTGCCGGTGTTACAGCTAAGGCCTTCAGAGATGAACTACACCTAGCTAAAGATGCTGATGCTAAGTTCAATGGTGTTCTATGTGGACGTGCCACATGGAGAGGTGCTATCGAACCATTCGCCAAAGATGGTGAAGAAGCTGGTAAGAAGTGGATGAACGATCAAGGTAAGAAGAACATCGAAGAATTGAACGAAGTTCTTGCTGAAACTGCAACTTCATGGAAAGAAAAAGTTTCAAAAGACTAA
- a CDS encoding DUF2252 domain-containing protein, protein MSRTPYTYQDTDAFKSTEQLIIRGRFFATTVSDKFDQFEPEKRNIHKILNIKNKLLVPELLAVKRERMSKSLFAFFRGTVDVMHYDMSRNENSGIKVLVGGDAHLGNFGFYGSSEGQLLFDMNDFDEAHLGHWEYDLKRLLVSALLVARAHNFVETDVQEFLLTVVDTYFDTLKHMTKISEMKRFILPNTLQNITEIFGMLKDNEEYFQESFNNMIAKSIKKAQKSNSRLVIEKYTEVSASGERRFVENKPVTQHISEKDYKSVVDGYQSYKKHQRSDVRLFLEDFDIIDIVRHSVGVGSVGTLCYLILLQDLDSNYLVLQAKQALPIYNDDKLYSDDEISQGQNIVNSQLILQSASDPFLGAFDTKKYSFYMRQFKDMKSSINLDKLDFESFEDYTKVCVILLARAHSHSPNYPLIIGFGEEYADIANSLMNFTNSYVKQVEYDYESFKKEQRDERQK, encoded by the coding sequence ATGAGCAGAACACCATATACGTATCAAGATACGGATGCTTTTAAAAGTACGGAACAATTAATTATCAGAGGTCGTTTTTTTGCGACAACTGTTTCTGATAAATTTGATCAATTTGAACCCGAAAAAAGAAATATCCACAAAATTCTGAATATCAAAAACAAACTATTAGTTCCAGAACTTTTAGCAGTTAAGCGTGAGAGAATGTCGAAGTCGCTCTTTGCTTTCTTTCGCGGTACCGTTGATGTGATGCATTATGACATGTCGCGGAATGAGAATAGTGGCATCAAAGTATTAGTTGGTGGCGACGCTCATCTCGGTAATTTCGGTTTTTACGGTTCTTCCGAAGGCCAGTTACTCTTTGATATGAACGATTTCGATGAAGCCCATTTAGGTCATTGGGAATATGATTTAAAACGATTGTTGGTCAGCGCCTTGTTGGTTGCTAGAGCCCATAATTTTGTCGAAACCGACGTTCAGGAATTTTTGCTAACGGTAGTTGATACTTATTTTGACACCTTGAAACACATGACAAAAATTTCCGAAATGAAAAGATTTATTTTACCAAATACGCTACAAAATATTACTGAAATATTTGGTATGCTCAAAGATAATGAGGAGTATTTCCAAGAATCATTCAATAACATGATTGCTAAGAGTATCAAAAAGGCTCAGAAGAGCAATTCGCGATTAGTTATTGAAAAATATACTGAGGTCAGTGCCAGTGGCGAACGTCGTTTTGTCGAAAATAAGCCGGTGACACAGCACATCAGTGAGAAAGACTATAAGAGTGTCGTTGATGGATACCAGAGTTACAAGAAGCATCAACGTAGCGATGTCAGGCTGTTTTTGGAGGATTTCGATATTATCGATATCGTCCGTCACAGTGTCGGTGTAGGGAGTGTGGGAACTCTTTGCTACTTGATTTTGCTACAAGATTTGGACAGTAACTACTTGGTACTCCAGGCTAAGCAAGCTTTGCCAATTTACAATGATGACAAATTGTATTCTGATGATGAAATTAGTCAGGGTCAAAATATCGTCAACAGTCAATTGATTTTGCAAAGTGCTTCAGATCCATTCTTGGGAGCCTTCGATACGAAGAAATATAGTTTTTACATGCGTCAATTTAAGGATATGAAGTCGTCTATTAACCTGGATAAACTAGATTTTGAATCATTTGAGGATTATACAAAGGTTTGTGTCATTCTACTTGCCAGAGCGCACTCACATTCACCTAACTATCCGTTGATTATTGGATTTGGTGAAGAGTATGCAGATATTGCCAATTCGTTGATGAACTTTACCAATAGTTACGTCAAACAAGTGGAATATGATTACGAATCATTTAAGAAAGAACAGAGGGATGAAAGACAAAAATAG
- the lacB gene encoding galactose-6-phosphate isomerase subunit LacB, producing the protein MIIALGNDHIVTDTKIKISEMLKAMGHKVIDVGTYDHTRTHYPIYGLRVANLVRDGKADYGVVLCGTGVGISTAADKNQGVRAALVADTTTAKYAKEHLNANVISFGGAVVGEHLAEEIVKTFLAADYLGEDDDLVKKIDAVESKDNPDQHDNPHFYDHEMKLWDEGFYHD; encoded by the coding sequence ATGATTATTGCATTAGGAAACGACCATATTGTTACAGATACTAAAATCAAAATTTCAGAAATGTTAAAAGCTATGGGTCACAAGGTTATTGATGTTGGTACATATGACCACACAAGAACTCACTACCCTATCTACGGATTACGTGTAGCTAACCTTGTACGTGATGGCAAAGCCGACTATGGTGTCGTACTTTGTGGTACTGGTGTTGGTATTTCAACAGCCGCTGACAAGAACCAAGGCGTTCGTGCTGCATTAGTTGCTGATACAACAACTGCTAAGTATGCCAAAGAACACTTGAATGCTAATGTTATCAGCTTTGGTGGTGCCGTTGTCGGTGAACATCTAGCTGAAGAAATCGTTAAGACATTCCTTGCTGCTGACTATTTAGGTGAAGATGACGATCTAGTTAAGAAGATTGATGCCGTTGAATCAAAGGACAATCCAGACCAACACGACAATCCACACTTCTACGATCATGAAATGAAGCTATGGGACGAAGGATTCTATCATGACTAG
- the ppk1 gene encoding polyphosphate kinase 1 encodes MKDKYYNRDLSWILFDNRVIDQAYDEKVPYLEKMRFLAIASNNLDEFFRVRMHNIHTMVKQDKSEKRTGLSGEEILSLAYEFNARNIEKQYTAYHALMKEGKDSGLFKLMKYADLKDSEKKYIKKFYNKKILPRLDMQRFMKGFKYRRNLNLLMETPNYIYTCPIPEDLGRLVATGVDNHYILIEDVIRHCSSDMIRKYKISKFYVFRVTYDQNKPYDFLDEHLSDEEYLNKMINYVDTRDLRKITRVEFSCNGDKKGREYFAKLLNISKKSVYKIPGPVDLKFLGNIFKLYKDHPDLVFPPFQALQWNKANNMLQYLDKSPILVQYPYDSFHVFIDYLETAVNDPKTTKICITIYRTEDNSDLLRLLKEAAAKGIDVTAVVELRARFDEVHNIEVAKVLKEAGVRVLFGDKINKVHSKICLVLHADNTGYVQIGTGNYNAITANVFSDVSYFTSKQDYIDDATKFFNYLITGEKLPYKYLTASPNGINDMVIANIKKAAEAYKRDGQGEVFMKVNGLTDVDIIDAIYDAAKEGLPFRLIVRGPCSLKIGVCGPKEDIRIKSIVGELLEHSRIFKFQYGSDHTDIWISSADMMTRNLERRVEIAVPVIEEKPKRQLLKIIKMFWKDTENSYHLNDEGNYVKTHVHHGISAQQTWLDRLQYRKYIHTK; translated from the coding sequence ATGAAGGATAAATATTATAATAGGGATTTAAGTTGGATATTATTTGATAATCGAGTCATTGATCAAGCCTATGATGAAAAAGTTCCGTACTTGGAAAAAATGCGTTTTTTGGCCATTGCCTCAAACAATTTGGACGAATTTTTCCGTGTCAGAATGCACAATATTCATACGATGGTTAAGCAAGACAAGTCAGAGAAGCGAACTGGTTTGTCCGGGGAAGAGATTCTCAGTTTAGCTTATGAATTTAATGCTCGTAATATTGAAAAACAATATACTGCCTACCATGCATTGATGAAAGAAGGCAAGGATAGTGGCCTCTTTAAGTTGATGAAGTATGCAGATTTGAAGGATTCAGAAAAGAAGTACATCAAGAAGTTTTATAATAAGAAGATTTTGCCTAGATTAGACATGCAGCGTTTCATGAAAGGGTTCAAATACCGTCGTAATTTGAATTTGTTGATGGAAACACCGAACTATATTTATACATGTCCAATTCCGGAAGATCTCGGCCGTTTGGTTGCAACTGGTGTCGACAACCATTACATCTTAATTGAAGATGTGATTCGCCACTGTTCCTCGGATATGATTAGAAAGTATAAGATTTCTAAATTCTATGTCTTCCGGGTTACCTATGACCAAAATAAGCCATATGACTTTTTGGATGAACATCTGTCTGATGAAGAATATCTAAATAAGATGATTAACTACGTCGATACTCGTGACCTTCGTAAGATTACCAGAGTAGAATTCTCCTGCAATGGTGATAAAAAGGGGCGAGAATACTTTGCTAAATTGCTCAATATCAGTAAGAAGAGTGTTTACAAAATTCCAGGACCAGTTGATCTCAAGTTCCTCGGTAATATTTTCAAACTTTATAAAGATCATCCAGATTTAGTCTTTCCACCATTTCAAGCATTACAGTGGAACAAAGCTAACAACATGTTGCAATACTTGGATAAATCGCCAATTTTGGTGCAATATCCATACGATTCATTCCATGTCTTTATCGATTATTTGGAAACTGCCGTCAACGATCCTAAGACAACCAAGATTTGTATCACAATTTATCGGACGGAAGATAATTCTGATTTATTGAGATTATTGAAAGAGGCTGCCGCAAAGGGGATTGATGTTACAGCTGTGGTTGAATTGCGAGCTCGTTTTGATGAAGTTCACAATATTGAAGTTGCGAAAGTTCTCAAAGAAGCAGGCGTGAGAGTTTTGTTCGGCGATAAGATTAATAAGGTTCACTCAAAAATCTGTTTAGTTTTACACGCTGACAATACTGGCTATGTTCAAATCGGAACAGGTAACTATAACGCTATAACGGCTAATGTCTTTTCTGATGTCAGTTACTTCACTAGCAAACAAGATTACATCGACGACGCCACTAAATTCTTCAATTATTTGATTACTGGCGAAAAGTTACCATATAAATATTTGACCGCCTCACCAAATGGAATCAACGATATGGTGATTGCCAATATTAAAAAAGCTGCTGAAGCTTACAAACGTGACGGTCAAGGTGAAGTCTTCATGAAAGTTAATGGTTTGACTGATGTCGACATTATCGATGCAATTTATGATGCGGCTAAAGAAGGTCTACCATTTAGACTGATTGTTAGAGGACCTTGTTCATTGAAGATTGGTGTTTGCGGACCTAAAGAAGATATTCGTATCAAGAGTATTGTTGGGGAATTGCTGGAACACAGTCGAATCTTCAAGTTCCAATATGGTAGCGACCATACTGATATTTGGATTTCATCAGCTGATATGATGACTAGAAATCTTGAACGTCGTGTGGAAATTGCTGTTCCTGTGATTGAAGAAAAACCTAAGCGTCAATTGTTAAAGATTATTAAGATGTTTTGGAAAGATACTGAAAACTCTTATCATCTCAATGATGAGGGTAATTATGTTAAAACCCATGTTCATCATGGTATTTCGGCTCAACAGACTTGGTTGGATCGTTTGCAATATCGTAAATATATCCATACAAAGTAA
- the lacA gene encoding galactose-6-phosphate isomerase subunit LacA produces the protein MKIALASDKAGFELKNYIKSYLENEGKGYEVVDLSEEPAADFVDSSVAVSRAVLDGKTDRGIMFDEYGTGSAMASNKIHGMVTANVTEENTAHMTTQHNGAKAIAIGAGIVGNKRAESIVDEYLGVEYAGGRHQIRLDMLEKLY, from the coding sequence ATGAAAATCGCATTAGCTTCAGATAAAGCAGGATTTGAATTAAAAAATTACATCAAGAGTTATCTTGAAAATGAAGGCAAAGGCTACGAAGTTGTAGACCTTTCAGAAGAACCAGCTGCTGATTTCGTAGATTCATCAGTTGCAGTTTCTCGTGCCGTACTTGATGGCAAGACAGACCGTGGAATTATGTTTGATGAATATGGTACAGGTTCAGCCATGGCAAGTAACAAGATTCACGGCATGGTAACAGCTAACGTTACTGAAGAAAATACAGCTCACATGACAACACAACACAACGGTGCTAAAGCAATTGCTATTGGTGCTGGAATTGTTGGTAACAAACGTGCAGAATCAATCGTCGATGAATACTTAGGTGTTGAATACGCTGGTGGACGTCACCAAATCCGTTTGGACATGCTAGAAAAACTATATTAA